From a single Apium graveolens cultivar Ventura chromosome 2, ASM990537v1, whole genome shotgun sequence genomic region:
- the LOC141706651 gene encoding glycine-rich protein HC1-like, producing MGSKIFLLLGLSIAFALLISSEVAARDLAETTSKTDGAGLDGGYHGGGGGGRYNGGGGHGGGGGGRYNGGGGHGGGGGGCRHYCHGRCCSAAEEAALEGTTLDGGYHGGGGGGRYNGGGGHGGGGGGRYNGGGGHGGGGGHGGGGGHGGGGGGCRHYCHGRCCSAVEEAALKATEVKPQN from the exons ATGGGTTCTAAAATTTTCCTGCTACTTGGTCTGTCAATTGCTTTTGCTCTTCTCATTAGTTCAGAAGTTGCAGCTCGAGACTTGGCTGAAACTACTTCCAAGA CTGACGGTGCTGGTTTAGACGGTGGCTACCACGGTGGTGGAGGCGGAGGTCGCTACAATGGAGGAGGCGGCCACGGTGGTGGAGGCGGAGGTCGCTACAATGGAGGAGGCGGCCACGGTGGTGGAGGCGGCGGCTGCCGTCACTACTGCCATGGTAGGTGTTGTTCTGCAGCAGAAGAGGCAGCACTTGAGGGAACTACTTTAGACGGTGGCTACCACGGTGGTGGAGGCGGAGGTCGCTACAATGGAGGAGGCGGCCACGGTGGTGGAGGCGGAGGTCGCTACAATGGAGGAGGCGGCCACGGTGGAGGAGGCGGCCACGGTGGAGGAGGCGGCCACGGTGGAGGAGGCGGCGGCTGCCGTCACTACTGCCATGGTAGGTGTTGTTCTGCAGTAGAAGAGGCAGCACTTAAGGCCACTGAAGTTAAGCCACAAAACTAG